A genome region from Bombus terrestris chromosome 10, iyBomTerr1.2, whole genome shotgun sequence includes the following:
- the LOC100650654 gene encoding allatotropin, producing the protein MRASVIIVLAFATGIVVATSRNHNYSHFVKHHARPRVIRGFKPEYMSTAYGFGKRQSTIDVPKLNKQERILSTLLRYFPQGIPVDWLLQQLKTNPTFATKLTQALMDGRTDFTSMIDRSNPERITWLY; encoded by the exons ATGCGAGCAAGTGTCATTATTGTATTGGCTTTCGCCACTGGGATTGTTGTAGCCACATCTAGAAATCATAATTATTCTCATTTCGTAAAACATCATGCAAGACCACGAGTAATTCGAGGCTTTAAACCTGAATATATGTCTACGGCATATGGTTTCGGGAAAAGGCAAAGTACTATCGATGTTCCAAAACTCAATAAACAAGAACGAATTTTATCAACACTTTTACGCTATTTCCCACAAGG aatTCCCGTAGATTGGTTACTTCAACAATTGAAAACGAATCCAACTTTTGCTACGAAATTAACACAAGCGTTAATGGATGGACGTACTGATTTTACGTCAATGATAGATCGCTCTAATCCAGAAAGAATAACTTGGCTATATTAA